One genomic segment of Stigmatopora argus isolate UIUO_Sarg chromosome 1, RoL_Sarg_1.0, whole genome shotgun sequence includes these proteins:
- the necab3 gene encoding N-terminal EF-hand calcium-binding protein 1: MLSCTEMITMCLQSAKQQHLSKQQQPECDHNHNRTASLFHDIFRRADKNDDGKLSIEEFQSYFSDGVLTDEEMQELYRSIDRQNAENMDIEKLSDYFSPHVGEYVNVLSALEKLNVAILKAMDKTKEDYQGSSVLGQFVTRFLLKETSSQLQSLQSSLDCAMEAVHDQGCAGRMSVRKPEDLPIQKVTKRPGRRIQKNMCLSPTDPYSGMLTTGVSVESDYHWGSQVDQLEQLIDKLDCESPHLEPLKEDTLAGTYKSNILLVQRQMSVKERDVEQFQHALKTYTEASSGQQSNLHISVQNLPDRSCFIMYEFWQDRLSWMSFLQSSISKTFQRGIIDSLEEQEIVSTMLLPASWWIMNNN, from the exons ATGCTGTCGTGTACAGAGATGATCACGATGTGTTTGCAATCAGCCAAACAGCAACATCTCAGCAAACAGCAGCAGCCGGAGTGTGACCACAACCACAACCGGACCGCATCGCTTTTTCACGAT ATATTTCGCCGGGCGGACAAAAATG ATGATGGAAAGCTGTCCATTGAGGAATTCCAGTCATACTTCAGTGACGGGGTCCTTACAGACGAGGAGATGCAGGAGCTTTATCGCTCCATCGACAGACAGAATGCAGA GAACATGGACATTGAAAAACTCTCAG ATTACTTCAGTCCACATGTGGGGGAGTATGTCAACGTACTGTCTGCGCTTGAGAAGCTAAATGTGGCTATTTTAAAAGCAATGGATAAAACGAAAGAG GATTATCAGGGTTCGTCTGTGCTGGGCCAGTTTGTAACTCGCTTCCTGCTTAAGGAGACTTCCAGCCAGCTGCAGTCCCTGCAGTCCTCACTAGACTGCGCTATGGAAGCTGTCCATGACCAAGGCTGCGCAGGGAGGATGTCAGTGAGAAAGCCCGAGGACCTCCCTATCCAGAAGGTAACCAAACGGCCGGGCCGACGAATCCAGAAGAACATGTGTCTCTCGCCAACAGACCCTTACTCTGGGATGCTGACCACGG GGGTCAGTGTGGAGTCTGATTACCACTGGGGCTCCCAGGTTGATCAATTGGAACAGCTCATAGACAAGCTGGATTGTGAG AGTCCACATCTTGAACCTCTCAAAGAGGACACGCTGGCAGGGACGTACAAGTCG AACATATTGCTGGTTCAAAGACAAATGTCTGTGAAGGAGCGTGATGTGGAACAATTCCAGCATGCTCTTAAGACCTACACAGAGGCCAGCAGTGGACAGCAAAGCAACCTACA CATTTCAGTCCAAAACCTGCCTGACAGATCGTGCTTCATCATGTACGAATTTTGGCAGGATCGTCTCTCCTGGATGAG CTTCTTGCAGTCATCCATCAGTAAGACTTTCCAGCGGGGCATTATTGACTCACTGGAGGAGCAAGAGATTGTCTCCACCATGCTTCTCCCAG CTTCCTGGTGGATTATGAACAACAACTGA
- the alas2 gene encoding 5-aminolevulinate synthase, erythroid-specific, mitochondrial, translating into MAAFLHHCPFFKSATKPALRRSGPLLSLANQCPIITRQVCIGGSLTRKGEMSSCPVSPDRRQLSTLDQRRMFAQTAPQVAELAVSKACPFVTSRIGMVQACPEVQEDVREGNMISLLKDLKESIFPISPQENTITHLLRDNMVGPSYDYDYFFSEKIAEKKKDHTYRVFKTVNRSATSFPFAEDYSVSNREGSQVSVWCSNDYLGMSRHPQVLSGISDALLRHGAGAGGTRNISGTSNFHASLERELAELHQKDAALVFSSCFVANDSTLFTLAKMLPGCEIYSDAGNHASMIQGIRNSGSKRFIFRHNDSQHLEELLQRSDPKTPKIVAFETVHSMDGGICPLEELCDVSHRYGALTFVDEVHAVGLYGTHGAGVGERDNVMHKIDIVSGTLGKAYGCMGGYIASSAALVDTVRSFAAGFIFTTALPPMVLAGALESVRVLKGPEGQSLRRAHQRNVKHMRQLLMDKGLPVVNCPSHIIPIQVGNAELNTKVCDTLLERHNIYVQAINYPTVPRGEELLRLAPSPHHQPAMMEYFVEKLLDVWNEVGLKIRNPAAASCTFCDRPLHFDLMSEWEKSYFGNMEPQYITVSA; encoded by the exons ATGGCAGCCTTCCTTCACCATTGCCCCTTTTTCAAGTCGGCCACAAAGCCAGCTTTGAGGAGGTCAGGTCCATTGCTGTCTCTGGCCAATCAATGTCCCATAATTACACGTCAGGTCTGCATTGGAGGGTCACTCACAAGGAAGGGCGAAATGAGCTCCTGCCCTGTCAGTCCTGACCGTCGCCAACTTTCGACCCTGGATCAAAGAAGGATGTTTGCGCAAACAGCTCCTCAGGTGGCGGAACTGGCAGTATCAAAGGCTTGTCCTTTCGTCACTTCCCGCATTGGGATGGTTCAAGCGTGCCCTGAAGTGCAAGAAGATGTCCGAGAGG GTAATATGATTTCTCTGTTGAAGGATTTAAAGgagtcaatttttcccatatccCCTCAAGAAAACACAATTACTCACCTCCTTAGAGACAACATGG TTGGACCCAGCTATGATTACGACTACTTCTTCTCTGAGAAGATCGCAGAGAAGAAGAAGGACCATACTTACAGAGTCTTTAAGACAGTGAACAGGAGCGCCACATCATTTCCTTTTGCGGAAGATTACTCCGTGTCCAACCGCGAGGGCTCCCAAGTGTCTGTGTGGTGCAGCAACGACTATCTTGGGATGAGCAGGCACCCCCAGGTTCTAAGCGGCATCAG TGACGCCTTGTTGAGACACGGTGCAGGAGCAGGAGGCACCAGGAACATTTCAGGCACCAGCAACTTCCACGCCTCTCTGGAGAGGGAGCTCGCTGAACTCCATCAGAAGGATGCGGCTCTGGTCTTTTCGTCTTGCTTTGTGGCAAATGACTCCACCCTCTTCACCTTGGCCAAAATGCTACCAG GCTGCGAAATATATTCTGATGCCGGAAACCACGCCTCGATGATTCAGGGCATCAGGAACAGCGGATCCAAGCGCTTCATTTTTAGACACAATGATAGTCAACACCTGGAGGAGCTTCTTCAGCGCTCAGACCCAAAGACACCCAAAATAGTGGCATTTGAGACAGTACATTCAATGGACG GCGGCATATGTCCCTTAGAGGAGCTGTGTGATGTATCTCACCGTTACGGAGCTCTGACTTTTGTGGATGAAGTTCACGCTGTCGGCCTGTATGGAACGCATGGAGCTGGAGTGGGAGAGAGGGACAATGTAATGCACAAGATTGATATTGTTTCTGGGACATTAG GCAAAGCGTACGGCTGCATGGGAGGTTACATCGCCAGCAGCGCCGCCCTGGTGGACACGGTGCGTTCTTTTGCAGCTGGCTTCATTTTCACCACTGCGCTGCCACCCATGGTCCTGGCTGGAGCGCTGGAGTCCGTGCGGGTCCTTAAGGGTCCCGAAGGGCAGTCTCTGCGCAGAGCCCACCAGAGGAATGTCAAACACATGAGGCAGCTGCTCATGGACAAGGGCTTACCTGTGGTCAACTGTCCCAGCCACATTATCCCCATACAG GTGGGCAATGCAGAGCTGAACACAAAGGTGTGCGACACTCTGCTGGAAAGACACAACATCTATGTGCAGGCCATCAATTACCCTACAGTGCCCCGTGGAGAGGAGTTACTGCGCCTGGCTCCGTCTCCTCATCACCAACCTGCCATGATGGAGTACTTTGTGG AGAAACTGTTGGACGTGTGGAATGAGGTGGGACTCAAGATAAGAAACCCTGCAGCTGCTTCTTGCACCTTCTGTGACCGCCCTCTGCACTTTGACCTCATGAGTGAATGGGAGAAGTCCTACTTTGGTAACATGGAGCCCCAGTATATTACTGTGTCTGCATAG